The DNA segment TTTGGTGCGGGCTTGCTCCATGACCTCCACGACCTTGAATAGTTATTTCGAACCGGTCAGATGCAGCCATAATAGGTCCAACTCGGTATTCTATTGTTCCTGAAGGAGTCAAAGACCATAAATGTGTACCAAAGATGGCATCGACTCCTTCTAAACAGCCGGCTTCAATCATCGGTTTTGCTCCACCTGGTGCATACTCCTCTGCATGTTGATGTATTAACACATATTCACCTGATAACTGTTCACGCATGTCATATAAGGTTTTTCCTAGGACTAATAGCGTGGCAGTATGTCCATCGTGACCACATGCATGCATGACACCATGTACAGTTGATTTATAGGGTACATCTTTCTCGTCTTGAATTGGTAATGCATCGAAATCTGCACGTAATGCAACAGTTTTACCTGGCAATGCACCTTTAACACGCGCCACCACGCCATTTCCTCCAACGTTAGGTGTAAATTCAATACCTAAATTTGCATAATAATCTTGAATATACTTCGCTGTATTGGTCTCTTTAAACGATACTTCAGGATGCATATGTAAATGGCGACGGATAACGAGCATTTCTTCAAATGCGTAATCTAATTTTTCAAATAGTTGTTGTTTCATAGTAATTCTCCTTTCGACTTACGAAATGGTTTTAATCTTTGTAATTATATCATTCGAAAAGCTACTGAACAATTGAAGGATTTTAAATTATACAATAATTAAAATCTGTATCTTATTTCAATTAGCTGTTGTTAATGTGATTTAAAATACATTCTATATAGGAAGAACAATACACATTTACTTTCTGATAACAGGAGTTTCTTTTTATTATGGCTAAAATTAATATAAAACTTTCTAATCACATTTAGTTTCTTCTGCCATACACTATGAATATTGAACGGAAGGAGATTAGCATAAATGAATGGTCAACCAGAGAAATCTGTAGAGTTTGTAAGTCATTTTGATCCATATGTGTATCAAACTTTAACAACAATTATTGGTACAAAAATTGTTGTCCAGTTAACAAATAATAGTGTCGTCAAAGGTGAACTAAGCAAGGTTTTGCCAGATCATATTGTTGTTGAAACTAACAAAACACCATTTTTTATCCGTACCCAACAAATTATTTGGGTGTCACCGGCTATTTCCTAGCACAAACAAATTCTCTTGATCTCAGTCATATAAATAACATTGCAAGGGCTGAACCCCTTAAATGATTAAGTGTGAAAGGAAGAGATTTCATTTTTAAACGAATGAATAGATTGCAAATTGAGCTACCGATACCTGAATATGGTGATGCGAACGCCGCTGC comes from the Paenisporosarcina antarctica genome and includes:
- a CDS encoding M20 metallopeptidase family protein, coding for MKQQLFEKLDYAFEEMLVIRRHLHMHPEVSFKETNTAKYIQDYYANLGIEFTPNVGGNGVVARVKGALPGKTVALRADFDALPIQDEKDVPYKSTVHGVMHACGHDGHTATLLVLGKTLYDMREQLSGEYVLIHQHAEEYAPGGAKPMIEAGCLEGVDAIFGTHLWSLTPSGTIEYRVGPIMAASDRFEITIQGRGGHGASPHQTKDSIVIASQLVTSLQQIVSRRVNPIDSAVVTIGSFVAQNAFNVIADSAKLIGTVRTFNPEVRDLIEKELNRVIQGTCLANDCTYEFSYERGYNAVINHEAETHFLKEVAEQVPGVSEVRETQQQMGGEDFAYYLEKVPGTFFFTGAEPQGEVYPHHHPKFDFDENAMLVAAKTLGAAVLDYQKVE
- a CDS encoding YuzF family protein produces the protein MNGQPEKSVEFVSHFDPYVYQTLTTIIGTKIVVQLTNNSVVKGELSKVLPDHIVVETNKTPFFIRTQQIIWVSPAIS